The region CCGCAGCCCATGTCCAGCACGCGCTTGCCCTGGTGGTCCAGCGTCAACTGGTTCTCGATCATGAGCGTGGTGGTTTCGTGGTGCCCGGTGCCAAACGACATCTTGGGATTGATGACGATGTCATACCTGGCATCCGCAGGTTTCTCGTGAAAAGAGGCCCTGACCGATACCTGTCCTCCGATGAACAGCGGCTCGAAATTGCGTTCCCACTCCTCGTTCCAGTTCTGGCGCTCAATTTTCCGGGCCGTATAGGCTACCTGCACCAGATCGGCGTAGCGGTTCAGCGTCTCCTCCAGCTCCTGCTGGCTATACTTGTCCTCTTCGATGTAGGCGCTAAAACCGTCTTCCGTCTCCACAAAGGCATCAAAGCCTAACTCTCCAAGTTCGGCCGTGAGTATATCCGCAAAGTCTGCGTTTACTTTTAAGGTTACTTCTATAAAATCCATGGTAAAAATTATTCTCGGCAAGTGGCAAATGAGCGTGCATCGGTAAAATGCACGGTAAAATCAGCTTGGTGGCGCTGCTCGGTCACGTACAGCACGTGGTCGGCAAAGGCCTTGTTCGGCGTTACGTACCAGATGGCGGGCGCATCGGCAAAGAGCTTATTGCTTTCGCGGTATACCACCATGTTGGCAAAGGCCTCCTCTTCCCCCAGGTACACCACATGCGAGGCCGTGTTTTTATACAGGGGGTTGCGCTCCAGGTACACAGAACCATACACCTGGCAGTGGTTTCGCCCCATTTCTGCGGTAGAAGCAGGGCTGAGGTGCGGCAGCAATGCCACCCAGAGCGTGAACAGTATCTGCATAATATTAATTTGTTAAAATATAGGCAAGATACAAAAAAAGGTCGCTCCCCCAGTAGGATAGCGACCTTTTTAACAATTTCTTTTTGTATTTTATATGGATTTGATCACATCCGTAAAATCCCTTGACTTCAGGGAGGCTCCTCCGATCAAACCACCGTCCACATCCGGCTGCGAGAACAGCTCCTGGGCATTGCCGGGGTTGCAGCTACCGCCGTAAAGGATGGGGGTGTTGTAGGCAGCCTCGGCATCGAACATGCGGGCCAACTGCTCGCGGATATACTCATGCATTTCCTGCGCCTGCTGACTGCTGGCCGTGCGGCCGGTGCCAATCGCCCAGATCGGCTCGTAAGCCACCACCACCTGGTCAAACTCCTCGTTGCTGAGGTAAGAAAGGCTGTCGTGCAGTTGCTTGCCTACGTAATCGAAGTGGCGGTCGGCGTCGCGCTCCTCCAGGGGCTCACCGCAGCAGAAGATCGGCTTCATGCCATGGGCAGTGGTAGCTTTCATTTTCTGGTACAGCGTCTGCGCATCCTCGTGGTGGTATAGGCGGCGCTCGCTGTGCCCGATGATCACATACTCTACGCCCACTGATTTCAGCATGGCAGCCGACACCTCGCCGGTATAGGCACCGCTCTCGTGCTCACTCACATTCTGGGCGGCCAGGTGCATTCTGTCGTTGCCCTGGGTCAGTTTACCCACGCTCTGCAGGAACGGGAAAGGCGGCGCCACCACCACGGCCACGTCTTGATTCACCTCGTCCTTCACCATGTTATCGATCTCCGACACCAGCGAAAGCGCCTCCTCAGCGGTTTTATTCATTTTCCAGTTACCTGCAACAATCTTCTTTCTCATGTTTTATACTTGTGTTGATGATGGTTATACTTGGGTTAGTTTGCCTAAAAGCTTTACGGCAAGATAGTAAATTATGCTGTACCTCCTTTATTTATACTTCGCTTGGGTCTTATCTTGAACACAATACGTGCTGGCTGTTGTTCATCCTCAATCTTTTTAGCGGCTTTACTTGCTTCAGCTATAGCCTCTGCTGGCGCAAGCGTCTGCTTGTGCCTTATAAGCAGCTGATATCTGCAACTTTCGCTGGCGCGGGCTTGCAGCCCGTGCCTTTTAATTATTTAGACTTGCTTCAGCTATACTTCCTTAGCCACCGCCTCCTTCAACCTGACACAAGCTATATTTTCTAGCTTCCGCTGATCCTCCAGATTTACCCGCGATTCGTTTCATCTCTAAATGTGGAGCTCTCAAGCCCGCGAGGGCTCGTCTTCCCGCATCGCGCTGTGTTCCCTTCCTTTGCTACCCTTCGGTCGCAATACCGCCACGGCGGCACCGGAATCTCACAAGGCGCTCAACCCAAAGACTCGGTATCATTTCGATAGCCACCGTTATTTGTCATCTCGACCTGCGGGAGAGATCTCTTTAGAATTCCCTGTCATCTCTCGTCCTGCTGGAGATGACAGGGAAAGTATAGCAAGTATAAACTCCCTCTCCTGTTTTTAGGAGAGGGCTGGGGTGAGGTATAATCCCCCTCCTCGGAGGGGTTAGGGGTGGGTTTATACTTTGTAGTCCTGCTGTTCCGGATTTGCAATCCGGAACACTGTTACCTGCGGATTTGCAATCCGCTTTTCTGTCCGTAGCTACTGCCTTTGCTATGGCAGATTACAAATCCGCAGCTATTATACTTCCGGATTGCAAATCCGAAAGAGCAGGAAAGGGTGGGTTCCAGACTTTGTAGGGACAGGTCGCGACCTGTCCGCGCAATACCAGCAGAAACGGAGCTCATACTTCAGCCAAAGTAGTAGCAAAGCTCCCCTCCTTAAAGGAGGGGCAGGGGTGGTTGGACCAGGTGCTGCAAAACAATAAAGCCGCTGCAGTCATACTTGCAGCGGCTTTATACTTATACCTATACTTATACTTCCCCTACAGCTTATCCTTCAGAAACCTGGCTGTGTGGTTATCCTCCAGCTTTGCCATCTCCTCCGGCGTGCCCTCGAACAGCAGGTGGCCACCGTTTAAACCTCCCTCCGGACCAAGGTCAATGATCCAGTCGGCACACTTGATGATATCCATATTATGCTCGATGATGACAACCGTATTACCATTTTCTATCAAGGCGTTAATGGAGGTAAGCAACCTGCTGATGTCGTGGAAGTGCAGGCCGGTGCTGGGCTCGTCAAAAATAAAGAGGATGTTCTCCTGGTGCGCCTGCACGCCCTTGGTGAGGAAAGAGGCAAGCTTTACGCGCTGCGCCTCGCCCCCCGACAAGGTGTTGCTCGACTGCCCCAGGCGGATGTAGCCCAAGCCTACATCATTCAGCGGCCTAAGTTTCTCGATGATCTTGGGCTGATCGGCAAAGAAATCGATGCTGTCGGCGATGGTCATGTCCAGCACCTCGGAGATGCTCTTGTCCTTATACTTTACATCCAGCACGTCCTGCTTAAAGCGTTGGCCGTGGCAGCTCTCGCAGGTCAGGTAGATATCGGCCATAAACTGCATCTCAATCTTCACCTGGCCCTCGCCCTGGCATACCTCACAACGGCCACCCTCGATGTTAAAGGAGAAGTGCGACGGCTTAAACCCACGCGCCTTGGCTACCGGCTGGTCGGCATACAGGGTACGGATGGCATCGTAGGCCTTTACGTAGGTTACCGGGTTGGAGCGCGAGGACTTGCCGATCGGGTTCTGGTCCACAAACTCCACATGCTCGATTTTGCTGTAGTCACCGGACAGTTTGTCGAACTTGCCCGTGGCCTCTGCGGTAGCGCCGTGCAGCTTCTGCATGGCCGGGGCCAGTATCTTTTTGATCAGGGTGGACTTACCGGAGCCACTCACGCCCGTCACCACCGTCATCACACCCAGCGGCACCTTCACGCTCAGGTTTTTGAGGTTGTTCTCCCGCGCCCCGATCAGCTCGATGGCATTGCGCCACTTGCGGCGCTGCGTTGGCACCGGCACCTCCATGCGGCCACTCAGATACCTGGAAGTATAAGTGTCTGCTTTCTTCGTCAGCTCATCCAGCGTTCCCTGGAACATCAGGTTACCGCCACCCGAGCCGGCTTCCGGGCCAATATCGATCAGCTGGTCGGCCGCGCGCATCATCTCCTCCTCGTGCTCCACCACAATGACCGTGTTGCCCAGCTGCTGCAGCGAGCGCAGCACGCCAATCAGCTGCTCCGAATCTTTCGGGTGCAGGCCTATACTTGGTTCATCCAGAATATACATGGAGCCTACCAGGGCACTGCCCAGCGAGGTTGCCAGGTTGATGCGCTGGCTCTCGCCGCCGGAAAGCGTGTTGGAAAGCCGGTTGAGGGTAAGATAGCCCAGGCCCACGCGCTCCAGATAACCAAGGCGGTTCGCTACTTCCGTTACCAGTCGCTCGGCCACGTTCTGCTCGTGCTCCGTTAGCTGCAAGTTTCGGAAAAACGGTAGCACCTGCGTAATCGGCATCAGCACCAGGTCGGTTATACTTTTGCCGCCTACTTTTACGTAGCTGGCATCCTTGCGCAGGCGCGAGCCCTTGCAGTCCGGGCAGGCGGTGCGGCCGCGGTAGCGCGAGAGCATCACGCGGTACTGTATCTTGTGCGTCTGCGATTGTATTTCCCTGAAGAAGGCGTTGAGGCCGGAGAAGTACTTATTGCCGGTCCACAGCAGTTCCTGCTCCGCCTCCGTCAGCTCGTTGTAAGGGCGGTGGATCGGGAAGTCGAAGCGGATGCCGTTCTTAAGCAGTGGCTGCAGCCATTCGCTCATCTTATCGGTGCGCCATGGGGCGATGGCCCCTTCGTACACGGTCAGGCTTTTGTCGGGAATTACCAGGTCCGGGTCGATGCCCAGCACGCTACCGAAACCCTCGCAGGTCTGGCAGGCGCCGTAGGGGTTGTTAAAGCTGAAGAAATTAACCGAGGGCTCCTCGAACACCATCCCGTCCAGCTCAAACCTATCCGAGAACACGCGTTCCTCCTCGTTGCCATACTTGACGCGGCACTCCCCCTGCCCCTCGAAAAAGGCGGTTTGCACCGAGTCGGCTATCCGGAACTGCAGGTCCTCGTCGGCTTTATAAATCACGGCGCGGTCTACCAGAATATAGATATCCTTGCCCAGCTTCGGCTTTTTCTCCTCCAGCAGCTCCTCTATAAAGTATACCTGTCCGTTGGCGTAGATGCGGGAGTAGCCCTTCTGCAACAGCAGGTCCAGCTCTTTGGCCAGCGTGCGCTCCCGGTGCTGGTGCAGCGGCGCCAGGATCATGACACGGGCCTCATCCTCCAGCGAGAAAATAAAGTCCACCACATCCGTTATCGTATCCTTCTGCACCACCTCCCCGGAAATGGGCGAGTAGGTTTTGCCGATGCGGGCGTAGAGCAACTTCAGGTAATCGTAAATCTCGGTGCTGGTGCCAACCGTAGAGCGGTTGTTTTTTATACTTACCTTCTGCTCGATGGCGATGGCCGGGCTGATGCCCCGGATGTAGTCCACATCGGGCTTGTCCATGCGGCCCAGGAACTGGCGGGCGTAAGAGCTCAGGCTCTCCACGTACATGCGCTGCCCCTCGGCGTACAGCGTGTCAAACGCCAGCGAGGATTTACCTGACCCGGAAAGGCCGGTGATGACAATGAACTGGTTGCGGGGCAGCGCTACGCTCAGGTTTTTGAGGTTGTGTACCCGTGCCCCCTTAATGATGATGTGTTGACGGGCATCGAGCTCGTCTAATTTATCTTCGGTTATGTCTACCATATAGCAGTGAGCCCCTTTGGCAAGTATAAGTTGCCGTTTCTGAGGCTGTTTTAAGCAAATTTTCAATCTGTAAAGATACGAATAGATAACCGCTTTTTGAAGGCCTTTGTTTCAGTAGGAGCTCAAGCCGATACCCTTCCATCAGACTCCCCGAAAACAGGCTCCTTATATTTTGCTTTGTTGCATCGGCTGCGGAGGTTCACAAAATATTTGCGGCGCTTCACTAAAATCCGGCACCCGGCCTGCTCTTGCGTCCCCGAAGCCCGTACATATCATAACAGATATAAAGTATACATCAGCCGGAACCGGCCGACACTACTTTCCTTTCCTGCCCACCCTTCAGTAGTACCCCGTTACCTGGCTCCGGGTATGCCTCCTGTTGATCTCGCGCGTTTGAACCGAAAGCTACCCTATTATGAAAAAGACCTTTACGCTGCTCCAGCTATTGTTTGTATTTACGCTTCCCCTTTTTTTGCTCCCAAGTACTGCAAGAGCGCAGTTAGAGGTGGGTGTATGTGAATTTGAGGATGACTGCCTTTTCATTGCATATGAATCCATACAGGAAGAGAGCCCTACCTCCCCCAGCCTGGTCGTCGTGCTGACAGCCTTTCTTCAGGAAGGGGGCAGGTGCAACAGAATCGATGGCCTTATCCTCTCTCCTGCCGGGGGCGTTCCTACGCTGGTAACCCGGGAGGACCTGGAAGAGAATCAGAACTTCATAGAACTTGTCGTCAACAGAGCCATCTTCACGGCGACACCCGATGTGCTGGTTGCTACTTTCAGATACATCAATATTCCGGTTATTGGGGTACAGATACCTATTCCGACCAATGTAGTAGACCTGCAGGCACGCTTGGACTCCGACGACCCCTGCCTGCCTATTACTCCACTGCCCGTGGAGCTGGCAAGCTTTGAAGGAAAAGCAACGCAAAGCGGCATCAGCCTGGAGTGGGAGACGGCCAGCGAGCAGAACAACAGCCACTTTGAGGTGGAGCGCAGCGCCGACGGCAAGGCCTTCGAGCAGCTGGGCACAGTAGCAGGCAACGGGAACTCCTCGGTTTTCCTCACTTACCGCTACCTCGATAAGCACCCCTTTGCAGGCCTTAATTACTACCGTTTGAAGCAGGTGGACTTTGATGGCACGTATGAGTACTCGAATGTGGTAGCCGTTACCGCAGCAGAAAAAAGCGAGCAGCTGCAGGTGCAGCTATTGCCTAACCCTTGCCTCCAGGGCGACTGCCAGCTAAACCTAGCCACCGCTACGCCGGGCCAGCCGGTGCGGGTGCAGCTGCAGGACCTGACAGGCCGCGTCGTGTTCGAGCAAAGCCTGCGGGACGATGGCGAGCAGCTACA is a window of Pontibacter kalidii DNA encoding:
- the uvrA gene encoding excinuclease ABC subunit UvrA, with protein sequence MVDITEDKLDELDARQHIIIKGARVHNLKNLSVALPRNQFIVITGLSGSGKSSLAFDTLYAEGQRMYVESLSSYARQFLGRMDKPDVDYIRGISPAIAIEQKVSIKNNRSTVGTSTEIYDYLKLLYARIGKTYSPISGEVVQKDTITDVVDFIFSLEDEARVMILAPLHQHRERTLAKELDLLLQKGYSRIYANGQVYFIEELLEEKKPKLGKDIYILVDRAVIYKADEDLQFRIADSVQTAFFEGQGECRVKYGNEEERVFSDRFELDGMVFEEPSVNFFSFNNPYGACQTCEGFGSVLGIDPDLVIPDKSLTVYEGAIAPWRTDKMSEWLQPLLKNGIRFDFPIHRPYNELTEAEQELLWTGNKYFSGLNAFFREIQSQTHKIQYRVMLSRYRGRTACPDCKGSRLRKDASYVKVGGKSITDLVLMPITQVLPFFRNLQLTEHEQNVAERLVTEVANRLGYLERVGLGYLTLNRLSNTLSGGESQRINLATSLGSALVGSMYILDEPSIGLHPKDSEQLIGVLRSLQQLGNTVIVVEHEEEMMRAADQLIDIGPEAGSGGGNLMFQGTLDELTKKADTYTSRYLSGRMEVPVPTQRRKWRNAIELIGARENNLKNLSVKVPLGVMTVVTGVSGSGKSTLIKKILAPAMQKLHGATAEATGKFDKLSGDYSKIEHVEFVDQNPIGKSSRSNPVTYVKAYDAIRTLYADQPVAKARGFKPSHFSFNIEGGRCEVCQGEGQVKIEMQFMADIYLTCESCHGQRFKQDVLDVKYKDKSISEVLDMTIADSIDFFADQPKIIEKLRPLNDVGLGYIRLGQSSNTLSGGEAQRVKLASFLTKGVQAHQENILFIFDEPSTGLHFHDISRLLTSINALIENGNTVVIIEHNMDIIKCADWIIDLGPEGGLNGGHLLFEGTPEEMAKLEDNHTARFLKDKL
- the tpiA gene encoding triose-phosphate isomerase; amino-acid sequence: MRKKIVAGNWKMNKTAEEALSLVSEIDNMVKDEVNQDVAVVVAPPFPFLQSVGKLTQGNDRMHLAAQNVSEHESGAYTGEVSAAMLKSVGVEYVIIGHSERRLYHHEDAQTLYQKMKATTAHGMKPIFCCGEPLEERDADRHFDYVGKQLHDSLSYLSNEEFDQVVVAYEPIWAIGTGRTASSQQAQEMHEYIREQLARMFDAEAAYNTPILYGGSCNPGNAQELFSQPDVDGGLIGGASLKSRDFTDVIKSI
- the prmA gene encoding 50S ribosomal protein L11 methyltransferase encodes the protein MDFIEVTLKVNADFADILTAELGELGFDAFVETEDGFSAYIEEDKYSQQELEETLNRYADLVQVAYTARKIERQNWNEEWERNFEPLFIGGQVSVRASFHEKPADARYDIVINPKMSFGTGHHETTTLMIENQLTLDHQGKRVLDMGCGTGILAIMAGELGATEIVAVEIEDWTVENARENAELNGYASIDVRLGDAEAIKGEKLFDIILANINRNVLLEDMPAYKAVLKPEGWLLLSGFYTEDLPLIQQRCEELGLVYVSHRTKNNWVSAVFRAS
- a CDS encoding DUF6150 family protein, translating into MQILFTLWVALLPHLSPASTAEMGRNHCQVYGSVYLERNPLYKNTASHVVYLGEEEAFANMVVYRESNKLFADAPAIWYVTPNKAFADHVLYVTEQRHQADFTVHFTDARSFATCRE